From a single Apium graveolens cultivar Ventura chromosome 2, ASM990537v1, whole genome shotgun sequence genomic region:
- the LOC141702670 gene encoding uncharacterized protein LOC141702670: MCWNKIFPGIQGSQAGDFEEWLGDVFQGNTQSKSAEVVTVCWAIWRHRNDVVWNSKFSNVNRVVASAKQYLLQWKCAQVNCSSASSRYVVQGDGAFSWVRPQGNSIKVMVDAALFANRKEYGLGVVARDSDGKVVVARTRCFSGKVAAEFAEALAIKEALSWIKEYDWQEVVLESDCLAAVQAVRSKVEMRSSFGLVVEECRREIRLSNIISLLFIKRSANTVAHCIARASYKYPDRIFGRNDIPTEFLDCISLESSME; this comes from the coding sequence ATGTGCTGGAATAAAATCTTCCCAGGGATTCAGGGGTCACAGGCTGGAGATTTTGAAGAATGGCTAGGGGATGTGTTTCAAGGTAACACTCAGAGTAAAAGTGCAGAGGTGGTGACAGTATGTTGGGCGATTTGGAGGCATAGAAACGATGTTGTATGGAACAGCAAATTCTCAAATGTTAACAGAGTCGTAGCGTCAGCAAAGCAGTATCTTTTACAGTGGAAATGTGCCCAAGTTAATTGTTCTAGTGCATCATCCAGATATGTAGTTCAAGGAGATGGTGCTTTTTCTTGGGTCAGACCTCAAGGTAACTCAATAAAGGTAATGGTTGACGCGGCTCTATTTGCAAATCGAAAAGAATATGGGCTTGGTGTGGTAGCTAGAGATTCTGATGGCAAGGTGGTTGTTGCTAGAACTAGGTGTTTCTCAGGTAAGGTGGCAGCAGAATTCGCAGAAGCTCTGGCCATCAAAGAGGCTTTGTCCTGGATAAAAGAGTATGACTGGCAAGAGGTGGTTTTGGAATCTGATTGTTTAGCAGCTGTTCAAGCAGTTAGAAGTAAGGTAGAAATGAGATCGAGTTTTGGTCTAGTGGTGGAAGAGTGTCGGAGGGAGATCCGACTTTCAAACATAATTTCTTTGTTATTCATTAAACGATCTGCTAATACGGTTGCTCATTGCATTGCTAGAGCATCGTATAAATATCCTGATCGTATATTTGGTAGGAATGACATACCTACGGAATTTCTTGATTGTATTTCGTTGGAATCTAGTATGGAATAA